A single Gopherus flavomarginatus isolate rGopFla2 chromosome 17, rGopFla2.mat.asm, whole genome shotgun sequence DNA region contains:
- the SSNA1 gene encoding microtubule nucleation factor SSNA1, producing the protein MTQQGAALQSYNNELVKCIEELCAKREELSQQIQKEEEEKNKLQNDIRLLTEKLARVNESLARKMATRNEFEKTIAETEAAYTKILESSQTLLNVLKKEAGNLSRATELKSSITKES; encoded by the exons ATGACGCAGCAGGGGGCGGCGCTGCAGAGCTACAACAACGAGCTGGTGAAGT GTATCGAGGAGCTGTGCGCCAAGCGGGAGGAGCTGAGCCAGCAGAtccagaaggaggaggaggagaagaacaaGCTGCAAAACGACATCCGGCTCCTGACGGAGAAGCTGGCCCGCGTCAATGAGAGCCTGGCTCGCAAGATGGCCACCCGTAACGAGTTTGAGAAAACCATTGCTGAGACCGAGGCTGCCTACACGAAG ATCCTGGAGAGTTCCCAGACGCTGCTCAATGTCCTCAAGAAGGAAGCTGGGAATCTCAGCAGAGCCACGGAACTGAAAAGTAGCATCACAAAGGAGAGCTGA